One genomic segment of Gemmatimonadota bacterium includes these proteins:
- the cheB gene encoding chemotaxis-specific protein-glutamate methyltransferase CheB: MSSERERRVLVIDDNALLGAVLRELIDAIDGFRVIAVAKDGEEGLRMVHQLDPDIVTLDIEMPGVDGIAALGYIMSELPRPVVMVSAATTRGTVDLTIRALELGAVDFVRKPSGTTMTAWAGTRRRIEEALRAAAQVNLGGVGMLARPRLRTPAPLAPASRRATAAVAIASSTGGPRALAEVVPALPATLDAAVLVVQHMPPGFTSGLARRLDQLAALPVHEATQGEALEPGRVYLAPGGRHMTVVAGADGATIHLDDGPTQHGVRPAADPLFTSVARVFGERSVGVVLTGMGRDGATGLKAIRAAGGGAVVQDRATSVIYGMPAVALAEAGADRTVALPEVANAVAWLVLQHSESGVPRRAEGRR; the protein is encoded by the coding sequence GTGTCCTCTGAGCGCGAGCGCCGGGTCCTCGTCATCGACGACAACGCGCTGCTGGGCGCGGTGCTCCGCGAGCTCATCGACGCGATCGACGGCTTCCGCGTGATCGCGGTGGCGAAGGACGGCGAGGAAGGGCTGCGGATGGTCCATCAGCTCGATCCCGACATCGTGACGCTCGACATCGAGATGCCCGGCGTGGACGGCATCGCCGCGCTCGGCTATATCATGAGCGAGCTCCCGCGGCCGGTGGTGATGGTGAGTGCCGCGACCACGCGGGGCACGGTGGACCTGACCATCCGTGCGCTGGAACTCGGCGCGGTGGACTTCGTCCGCAAGCCGTCCGGCACGACGATGACCGCGTGGGCGGGCACGCGACGCCGGATCGAGGAGGCGCTGCGCGCCGCCGCGCAGGTGAACCTCGGCGGCGTGGGGATGCTCGCGCGGCCGCGGCTCCGCACGCCGGCGCCGCTCGCGCCCGCCTCGCGACGCGCGACGGCCGCGGTGGCGATCGCGAGCTCGACCGGTGGCCCGCGGGCGCTCGCCGAGGTCGTGCCGGCCCTCCCCGCCACGCTCGACGCGGCGGTCCTCGTCGTGCAGCACATGCCGCCCGGCTTCACGAGCGGTCTGGCGCGACGGCTCGACCAGCTCGCGGCGCTGCCGGTGCATGAGGCGACGCAGGGTGAGGCGCTGGAGCCGGGCCGCGTCTATCTCGCGCCGGGGGGACGCCACATGACGGTCGTGGCCGGAGCCGACGGTGCGACGATCCATCTCGATGACGGGCCCACGCAGCACGGCGTGCGCCCCGCGGCCGATCCGCTCTTCACCTCGGTGGCGCGGGTCTTCGGCGAGCGGAGCGTGGGTGTGGTGCTCACGGGCATGGGTCGCGACGGCGCGACCGGACTGAAGGCGATCCGCGCGGCCGGTGGCGGGGCGGTGGTGCAGGATCGCGCGACCTCGGTGATCTACGGGATGCCGGCGGTCGCGCTCGCCGAGGCCGGTGCCGATCGCACGGTGGCGCTGCCCGAGGTGGCGAATGCCGTCGCCTGGCTCGTGCTGCAGCACAGCGAATCCGGCGTGCCGCGCCGTGCCGAGGGCCGGCGATGA
- the rsmH gene encoding 16S rRNA (cytosine(1402)-N(4))-methyltransferase RsmH, producing MIPPDPAPSATYATGWHAPVLVRECCDALAARRTEGGTGLEGAHLLDGTLGGGGHTAALLERGAQVVGIDRDANALEEARGRLAGAVRSGAFEAVEGNHDDIDAILALTDRTFDGILLDLGVSSRQFDEDARGFSFRAGVPLDMRMDPHAEFDAAAFLNDSEEAELARVFKEYGDEPKARRLAGEVVHRRQRQPFATSDDLVGAIRAVLGSRSGAPEFARLFQAVRIAVNDEIGGLARGLVALRDRLAPGGVIAVITYHSGEDRIVKHAFRDWSTACTCPPRQPICNCGGVSLGEVVTKRAITASEGEVAVNPRARSAHLRVWRKAEA from the coding sequence ATGATCCCCCCGGATCCCGCTCCGTCCGCCACCTACGCCACCGGCTGGCACGCCCCGGTCCTCGTCCGCGAGTGCTGTGACGCCCTCGCCGCGCGCCGCACCGAGGGCGGGACCGGACTCGAGGGCGCGCACCTCCTCGACGGCACCCTCGGCGGCGGCGGGCACACCGCCGCGCTGCTCGAACGCGGCGCTCAGGTCGTCGGCATCGACCGCGATGCCAACGCCCTCGAGGAAGCCCGCGGACGCCTCGCCGGCGCCGTACGCAGCGGGGCGTTCGAGGCCGTCGAGGGGAATCACGACGACATCGACGCCATCCTCGCGCTCACCGATCGCACCTTCGACGGCATCCTCCTCGACCTCGGCGTCTCGTCGCGCCAGTTCGACGAGGACGCGCGCGGCTTCTCCTTCCGCGCCGGCGTCCCGCTCGACATGCGCATGGATCCGCACGCCGAGTTCGACGCGGCCGCCTTCCTGAACGACAGCGAGGAGGCCGAGCTCGCGCGCGTCTTCAAAGAGTACGGGGACGAGCCGAAGGCGCGGCGGCTCGCCGGCGAGGTGGTGCATCGACGTCAGCGGCAGCCGTTCGCCACCAGCGACGATCTCGTCGGGGCCATCCGGGCGGTGCTCGGCAGCCGCAGCGGGGCGCCGGAGTTCGCTCGGCTCTTCCAGGCGGTGCGCATCGCGGTGAACGACGAGATCGGCGGGCTCGCGCGCGGGCTCGTTGCGTTGCGCGACCGCCTCGCGCCGGGCGGCGTGATCGCGGTCATCACCTACCACTCGGGGGAGGACCGCATCGTGAAGCACGCCTTCCGCGACTGGAGCACCGCTTGCACCTGCCCGCCGCGCCAGCCGATCTGCAACTGCGGTGGGGTCTCCCTCGGTGAGGTCGTGACCAAGCGCGCGATCACCGCGTCGGAGGGCGAGGTCGCGGTGAACCCGAGGGCGAGGAGCGCACACTTGCGGGTCTGGCGGAAGGCGGAGGCGTAG
- a CDS encoding CheW domain-containing protein, with product MSARLLLARVGLETFAFPIADVMEAVEAPTVTPLALAPAGVAGQCTHRDRLVPVLDGGVMLGVPRAPGEGVLLLIDTVAGRLGLRVDDVLDMVEVDPARRRALPATGGAMTAMLEDVIDLGDGIAGAVAMDALRAAMAARLTTEAA from the coding sequence ATGAGCGCGCGCCTGCTGCTCGCCCGCGTGGGCCTGGAGACGTTCGCGTTCCCGATCGCCGATGTGATGGAGGCGGTCGAGGCACCGACGGTGACGCCGCTCGCGCTCGCGCCGGCCGGCGTCGCCGGGCAGTGCACGCACCGCGACCGGTTGGTGCCCGTGCTCGACGGCGGGGTGATGCTCGGCGTGCCGCGCGCGCCGGGCGAAGGGGTGCTGCTGCTCATCGACACGGTCGCGGGGCGTCTCGGACTCCGCGTGGATGATGTGCTCGACATGGTCGAGGTCGACCCCGCGCGCCGGCGCGCGCTCCCGGCGACGGGCGGCGCGATGACGGCGATGCTCGAGGACGTGATCGACCTGGGGGACGGGATCGCGGGCGCGGTGGCGATGGATGCGTTGCGCGCGGCGATGGCCGCACGACTCACGACGGAGGCGGCATGA
- a CDS encoding cell division protein FtsL: protein MRGRSIVALLLFGFVLVTTGVIWRRSLGYDMATELKDLRERRDALDAQQAALEGAIRDASSRARLARTAEERLGMRVPPESLVIRLPRPVPEKPKQ, encoded by the coding sequence ATGCGCGGACGGTCGATCGTTGCCCTGTTGCTCTTCGGTTTCGTCCTGGTGACCACGGGCGTCATATGGAGGCGGAGCCTCGGCTACGACATGGCCACCGAGCTCAAGGACCTCCGCGAACGCCGGGACGCACTCGATGCGCAGCAGGCCGCCCTCGAAGGGGCGATCCGTGACGCGTCGAGCCGGGCCCGGCTCGCGCGCACCGCCGAGGAGCGTCTCGGCATGCGCGTGCCGCCCGAAAGCCTCGTGATCCGACTGCCCCGTCCCGTTCCGGAAAAGCCCAAGCAGTGA
- a CDS encoding tetratricopeptide repeat protein, with the protein MADETLAAYKAKYTTIDKRLDAGLTDAERPAVKVEIVTLFKSVEQQIAELTALKDEIKQLVDKWKAGNVAASVAPQFSGEKPVVHADHIGASTFIEKGWSRLSLGDHEGAEQALLKAIELSPGDPQSEALLGWAQMLQEKYDDALMNFQKVLVREPANSLARINVGYICLKKKIFGEAIEHLSKAIRLDNDRKATLYAHFYLGLVYLEREMYEDAQTFFRKTLVLGPNLIEAYFELGRAHWFNDEQDEAKETWKAGFAANKFNPWGKRCAATLKLVEEGGELLRDA; encoded by the coding sequence ATGGCTGACGAGACGCTGGCCGCCTACAAGGCCAAGTACACGACGATCGACAAGCGGCTCGATGCCGGCCTCACCGACGCGGAGCGTCCGGCGGTGAAGGTCGAGATCGTCACGCTCTTCAAGTCGGTGGAGCAGCAGATCGCCGAGCTGACCGCGCTCAAGGACGAGATCAAGCAGCTCGTCGACAAGTGGAAGGCGGGGAACGTCGCGGCGAGCGTCGCCCCGCAGTTCTCGGGCGAGAAACCGGTCGTGCACGCCGACCACATCGGCGCGAGCACCTTCATCGAGAAGGGCTGGAGCCGGCTCTCCCTCGGCGACCATGAGGGGGCGGAGCAGGCGCTCCTCAAGGCCATCGAGCTCTCGCCGGGCGATCCGCAGAGCGAGGCGCTGCTCGGCTGGGCGCAGATGCTGCAGGAGAAGTACGATGACGCGCTGATGAACTTCCAGAAGGTGCTGGTGCGCGAGCCGGCCAACTCGCTGGCGCGCATCAACGTGGGGTACATCTGCCTCAAGAAGAAGATCTTCGGGGAGGCGATCGAGCACCTCTCCAAGGCGATCCGGCTCGACAACGACCGGAAGGCGACGCTGTACGCGCATTTCTATCTCGGGCTCGTGTACCTCGAGCGCGAGATGTACGAGGATGCGCAGACCTTCTTCCGGAAGACGCTCGTGCTGGGGCCGAACCTGATCGAGGCGTACTTCGAGCTGGGGCGGGCGCACTGGTTCAACGACGAGCAGGACGAGGCGAAGGAGACGTGGAAGGCCGGGTTCGCGGCGAACAAGTTCAATCCGTGGGGGAAGCGGTGCGCGGCGACGCTCAAGCTCGTTGAGGAGGGTGGGGAACTGCTGCGGGATGCGTGA
- a CDS encoding purine-binding chemotaxis protein CheW, translated as MTTGTSTARTTGTAAARRQLVTFEAAGELFAADIFAVERVLRYVTPRLLPNAAPWLRGVLAHGGMTIPLVDLRERLGLELVPPTETSRILVVAVGETRIGVTVDAVLAVRTVDAAAFEPPPAIYRGLAKEYLEGVVRQGGDIFVVLATDRLLTSTERIEMARVIEAGAGNG; from the coding sequence ATGACGACCGGCACGAGTACCGCAAGGACGACCGGCACGGCGGCCGCTCGCCGCCAGCTGGTGACGTTCGAGGCGGCGGGGGAGCTCTTCGCCGCCGACATCTTCGCGGTGGAGCGCGTGCTGCGATACGTCACGCCGCGCCTGCTCCCCAACGCGGCCCCCTGGCTGCGCGGGGTGCTCGCGCACGGCGGGATGACGATCCCGCTCGTGGACCTGCGCGAACGGCTGGGCCTCGAGCTCGTGCCGCCGACGGAGACGTCGCGGATCCTCGTCGTCGCGGTGGGGGAGACGCGCATCGGCGTGACGGTGGATGCGGTGCTCGCGGTGCGGACCGTCGACGCGGCGGCGTTCGAGCCGCCGCCGGCGATCTACCGCGGGCTCGCGAAGGAATACCTGGAAGGCGTGGTGCGGCAGGGGGGCGACATCTTCGTGGTGCTCGCCACCGACCGGTTGCTGACTTCAACGGAGCGGATCGAGATGGCGCGCGTGATCGAGGCGGGAGCGGGGAATGGCTGA
- a CDS encoding UDP-N-acetylmuramoyl-L-alanyl-D-glutamate--2,6-diaminopimelate ligase, with product MRITPISIPAPVARLRAALERAGQLLSTRGDLPEQVYAITDDSRKLTPHTCFVAVRGSANDGHQYLPGAAAAGASLVICEDPAGTDLPALVVKESRVAAAIAAAAFHDDPAKDLRFVGVTGTNGKTTTVGILRHLLDEPGAAAASIGTLGVLRGSEGATIPGGAGLTTPGPIELQRILRQLRDGGVRTIAMEVSSHALHQRRVLGVRFDAAVFTNLTRDHLDYHVTMEAYFEAKALLVDLLTEQGAAVVNADDAAWAKLPRAPRTVRFGEGTDAEVRASDIRYTPRGSEWTLHTPTGTATVALPLIGDFNVTNALGAAAAAHALGLDAPTIAARLSTLGQVPGRLELLSEHPTILRDYAHTPDALERALVAMRPFTPGKLIVVFGCGGDRDKGKRPLMAQAAKAHADHLVVTSDNPRTEDPERILDDICVPLVQGSYDRIEDRRSAILHAIEIADAARDVVLLAGKGHETYQIRGATTLPFDEKAIVHDLLKDRRKATT from the coding sequence ATGAGGATCACCCCGATCAGCATTCCCGCGCCGGTGGCGCGCCTGCGTGCCGCGCTCGAACGCGCGGGACAGCTCCTCTCCACCCGCGGCGACCTGCCCGAGCAGGTCTACGCGATCACCGACGACAGCCGGAAGCTCACGCCGCACACCTGCTTCGTCGCGGTGCGGGGGAGCGCGAACGACGGGCATCAGTATCTGCCGGGCGCGGCCGCGGCCGGCGCGTCGCTCGTGATCTGCGAGGATCCCGCCGGCACCGACCTGCCGGCGCTCGTCGTGAAGGAGAGCCGCGTCGCCGCCGCGATCGCCGCGGCCGCCTTCCACGACGATCCCGCCAAGGACCTCCGCTTCGTCGGCGTCACGGGCACCAACGGCAAGACGACCACGGTCGGCATCCTCCGCCACCTCCTCGACGAGCCCGGTGCCGCCGCGGCGAGCATCGGCACGCTCGGCGTGCTGCGCGGCAGCGAAGGCGCGACGATCCCCGGCGGGGCCGGGCTCACCACGCCCGGACCGATCGAGCTCCAGCGCATCCTGCGCCAGTTGCGCGACGGTGGCGTGCGCACCATCGCGATGGAGGTCTCCTCGCACGCGCTCCATCAGCGCCGCGTGCTCGGCGTGCGCTTCGACGCCGCCGTCTTCACCAACCTCACGCGCGACCATCTCGACTACCACGTCACGATGGAGGCGTACTTCGAGGCGAAGGCGCTCCTCGTGGACCTCCTCACCGAACAGGGCGCGGCGGTCGTGAACGCCGATGACGCCGCCTGGGCGAAGCTCCCCCGTGCGCCGCGCACCGTGCGCTTCGGCGAGGGCACTGACGCAGAGGTGCGCGCGAGCGACATCCGCTACACGCCGCGCGGCAGCGAGTGGACGCTCCACACGCCCACCGGCACGGCCACCGTCGCCCTCCCGCTCATCGGCGACTTCAACGTGACCAACGCGCTCGGCGCGGCCGCGGCCGCGCATGCGCTCGGACTCGACGCGCCGACCATCGCCGCTCGGCTCTCCACGCTCGGGCAGGTGCCGGGGCGGCTCGAGCTGCTGAGCGAGCACCCGACCATCCTCCGCGACTACGCCCACACGCCGGACGCGCTCGAACGCGCGCTCGTCGCCATGCGCCCCTTCACGCCGGGGAAGCTCATCGTGGTGTTCGGCTGCGGCGGCGATCGCGACAAGGGGAAGCGGCCGCTCATGGCGCAGGCTGCCAAGGCGCACGCCGACCATCTCGTGGTCACCAGCGACAACCCGCGCACCGAGGACCCCGAGCGGATCCTCGACGACATCTGCGTCCCGCTCGTGCAGGGCAGCTACGACCGCATCGAGGACCGCCGCAGCGCGATCCTCCACGCGATCGAGATCGCCGACGCCGCGCGCGACGTCGTCCTGCTCGCGGGGAAGGGACACGAGACCTACCAGATCCGCGGCGCCACCACGCTGCCGTTCGACGAGAAGGCGATCGTGCACGACCTCCTGAAGGACCGACGCAAGGCGACCACGTGA
- a CDS encoding PASTA domain-containing protein, whose product MIRVSRVGIVHGAFVLFAVALVGRAAWVQVGQADRWRARAESQQTVETEIPAVRGAILDASGAVLVESRALVRLDIAPTEVKESRPLADALRRIGVAPEFVRRAVDRKRKWVELPGRFLTSDVEDLLKMRGVHSRPVLERVPPSTDGLRRLLGTVDRDGKAVGGMEAALDGALRGTPGRTVLVRAGSAGRLSSPEENYQAPAPGRTAVLTLHQGLQDIAERALGDAIVSMKAQGGDIVVLDPHTGEIRALASRRARVDASGATALTEPYEPGSTLKPFIAAALLERGRVTLDEAVNTYNGTWKINGRTITDVHRAARMTFGEVIQFSSNIGIVQFAERLTAAEQYETLRDAGFGMATGVPYPSESSGRLRTPASWSGFSQASLAMGYEVAVTPLQLALAYGAIANGGELLEPTLVKELRRDDGKVVYEAKRRVVRRIMSEETARTVRGLLREVVSSGTATGARLATYELAGKSGTARRVSANGTGYEAGSYTASFVGLFPADKPQLVILVKLDDPEGAYYGGKIAAPVTKAVLEMALASRDGALDVRTLTGPRPQQLASAEAVAAETTMTEAVRAAEEQAVEAAQPNAPYVVELGAPAPTPKRVVTARPVPDVSGLPTRQAVHELHRAGFRVSLVRGGDSSQTSPAAGTVLPAGTTVRLASQR is encoded by the coding sequence GTGATCCGCGTCTCCCGCGTCGGCATCGTCCACGGTGCCTTCGTCCTGTTCGCCGTCGCGCTGGTCGGTCGCGCCGCCTGGGTCCAGGTGGGGCAGGCGGACCGCTGGCGCGCGCGTGCCGAGTCCCAGCAGACGGTCGAGACCGAGATCCCCGCCGTCCGCGGCGCGATCCTCGACGCCTCGGGCGCCGTGCTCGTCGAGAGCCGTGCGCTCGTCCGCCTCGACATCGCGCCCACCGAGGTGAAGGAATCGCGCCCCCTCGCCGACGCGCTCCGCCGCATCGGCGTCGCGCCCGAGTTCGTGCGCCGCGCGGTCGATCGCAAGCGGAAGTGGGTCGAACTCCCCGGTCGCTTCCTCACCAGCGACGTCGAGGACCTCCTCAAGATGCGCGGCGTCCACTCGCGCCCGGTGCTCGAGCGCGTGCCGCCCTCCACCGATGGACTGCGTCGCCTCCTCGGCACCGTGGACCGTGACGGCAAGGCGGTGGGTGGCATGGAAGCGGCGCTCGACGGAGCGCTGCGCGGCACCCCGGGGCGGACGGTCCTCGTGCGCGCCGGGAGCGCCGGACGGCTCTCGTCGCCGGAGGAGAACTACCAGGCGCCGGCCCCCGGTCGCACCGCGGTGCTCACGCTCCATCAGGGCCTGCAGGACATCGCCGAGCGCGCGCTCGGCGACGCCATCGTCTCCATGAAGGCGCAGGGCGGGGACATCGTGGTGCTCGACCCGCACACCGGCGAGATCCGCGCCCTCGCGAGCCGTCGCGCCCGCGTGGACGCGAGCGGCGCGACCGCGCTCACCGAACCGTACGAGCCGGGCTCCACCCTCAAGCCGTTCATCGCCGCCGCCCTCCTCGAGCGCGGGCGGGTGACGCTCGACGAGGCCGTCAACACCTACAACGGCACCTGGAAGATCAACGGCCGCACCATCACCGACGTCCACCGCGCCGCGCGGATGACCTTCGGCGAGGTGATCCAGTTCTCGTCCAACATCGGGATCGTGCAGTTCGCCGAGCGCCTCACCGCGGCGGAGCAGTACGAGACGCTGCGCGACGCCGGCTTCGGCATGGCGACCGGCGTGCCGTATCCGTCGGAGTCGTCGGGGCGCCTGCGCACGCCGGCGAGCTGGTCCGGGTTCTCGCAGGCCTCGCTCGCGATGGGGTACGAGGTCGCGGTGACGCCGCTCCAGCTCGCCCTCGCCTACGGCGCGATCGCCAACGGCGGCGAGCTCCTCGAGCCGACGCTGGTGAAGGAGCTGCGCCGCGATGACGGCAAGGTCGTGTACGAGGCGAAGCGCCGCGTGGTGCGCCGCATCATGAGCGAGGAGACGGCCCGCACCGTGCGCGGCCTCCTGCGCGAGGTCGTCTCGTCCGGCACCGCGACCGGGGCGCGCCTCGCGACCTACGAGCTCGCCGGCAAGTCGGGGACCGCGCGGCGCGTGAGTGCCAACGGCACCGGCTACGAGGCGGGGAGCTACACGGCGAGCTTCGTCGGACTCTTCCCGGCGGACAAGCCGCAGCTGGTGATCCTCGTCAAGCTCGACGATCCCGAAGGCGCGTACTACGGCGGCAAGATCGCGGCGCCGGTCACCAAGGCCGTGCTTGAGATGGCCCTCGCCTCGCGCGACGGCGCGCTCGACGTGCGCACGCTCACCGGTCCGCGGCCGCAGCAGCTCGCGAGCGCCGAGGCGGTGGCGGCCGAGACGACGATGACCGAGGCCGTGCGCGCGGCCGAGGAGCAGGCCGTCGAGGCGGCGCAGCCCAATGCCCCGTACGTCGTGGAGCTCGGCGCGCCCGCGCCGACGCCCAAGCGCGTCGTCACCGCGCGCCCGGTCCCGGATGTGAGCGGTCTCCCCACGCGTCAGGCGGTGCACGAGCTGCATCGCGCCGGCTTCCGCGTCTCGCTCGTGCGCGGCGGCGATTCGTCCCAGACCTCGCCGGCCGCGGGCACGGTGCTCCCCGCCGGCACCACCGTGAGACTCGCATCGCAGCGATGA